The Salmonella enterica subsp. houtenae serovar Houten genome has a segment encoding these proteins:
- the nrdA gene encoding Ribonucleotide reductase of class Ia (aerobic)alpha subunit, with protein sequence MNQSLLVTKRDGRTERINLDKIHRVLDWAAEGLNNVSVSQVELRSHIQFYDGIKTSDIHETIIKAAADLISRDAPDYQYLAARLAIFHLRKKAFGQFEPPALYRHVVKMVELGKYDNHLLEDYTEEEFKQMDSFIVHERDMTFSYAAVKQLEGKYLVQNRVTGEIYESAQFLYILVAACLFSNYPRETRLDYVKRFYDAVSTFKISLPTPIMSGVRTPTRQFSSCVLIECGDSLDSINATSSAIVKYVSQRAGIGINAGRIRALGSPIRGGEAFHTGCIPFYKHFQTAVKSCSQGGVRGGAATLFYPMWHLEVESLLVLKNNRGVEGNRVRHMDYGVQINKLMYTRLLKGGDITLFSPSDVPGLYDAFFADQDEFERLYVKYENDDSIRKQRVKAVELFSLMMQERASTGRIYIQNVDHCNTHSPFDPVVAPVRQSNLCLEIALPTKPLHDVNDENGEIALCTLSAFNLGAINTLDELEELAILAVRALDALLDYQDYPIPAAKRGAMGRRTLGIGVINFAYWLAKNGKRYSDGSANNLTHKTFEAIQYYLLKASNELAKEQGACPWFNETTYAKGILPTDTYKKDLDAIVNEPLHYDWEQLRESIKTHGLRNSTLSALMPSETSSQISNATNGIEPPRGYVSIKASKDGILRQVVPDYEHLKDAYELLWEMPNNDGYLQLVGIMQKFIDQSISANTNYDPSRFPSGKVPMQQLLKDLLTAYKFGVKTLYYQNTRDGAEDAQDDLAPSIQDDGCESGACKI encoded by the coding sequence ATGAATCAGAGTCTGCTGGTGACAAAGCGTGACGGCCGTACTGAGCGCATCAATCTCGACAAAATTCATCGCGTTCTTGATTGGGCGGCAGAAGGACTGAATAACGTATCGGTTTCTCAGGTCGAGCTACGCTCGCATATTCAGTTTTATGATGGGATTAAGACCTCCGATATCCATGAAACTATTATTAAGGCCGCCGCAGACCTGATCTCTCGCGATGCGCCGGATTATCAATACCTGGCTGCGCGCCTGGCGATTTTCCACCTGCGTAAGAAAGCCTTCGGCCAGTTTGAGCCTCCCGCGCTTTACCGCCATGTGGTAAAAATGGTTGAGCTTGGCAAATACGACAATCATCTGCTGGAAGACTACACGGAAGAAGAGTTCAAGCAGATGGATTCGTTTATCGTTCACGAGCGCGATATGACCTTCTCCTACGCTGCCGTTAAGCAGTTGGAAGGGAAATATCTGGTGCAAAACCGCGTGACCGGCGAAATCTATGAAAGCGCTCAGTTCCTTTATATCCTGGTGGCCGCTTGCCTGTTCTCGAACTATCCGCGTGAAACGCGTCTTGACTATGTAAAACGTTTTTACGATGCGGTCTCTACGTTCAAAATCTCGCTGCCGACGCCCATCATGTCCGGCGTGCGTACCCCGACCCGTCAGTTCAGCTCCTGCGTACTGATCGAGTGCGGTGACAGTCTGGATTCCATCAACGCCACCTCCAGCGCTATCGTGAAATACGTTTCTCAGCGCGCCGGTATCGGCATCAACGCTGGCCGCATTCGTGCGCTGGGCAGCCCGATTCGCGGCGGCGAGGCGTTCCACACTGGCTGTATTCCGTTCTACAAGCACTTCCAGACGGCGGTGAAATCCTGCTCGCAGGGCGGCGTGCGCGGCGGCGCGGCGACACTGTTCTATCCGATGTGGCACCTGGAAGTTGAAAGCCTGCTGGTGCTGAAAAACAACCGCGGCGTGGAAGGCAACCGCGTACGTCACATGGATTACGGCGTGCAGATCAACAAACTGATGTACACCCGTCTGCTGAAAGGCGGCGACATTACGCTGTTCAGTCCGTCCGATGTCCCGGGGCTGTACGATGCGTTCTTCGCCGACCAGGACGAGTTCGAACGCCTGTACGTGAAATACGAAAACGACGACAGCATCCGCAAACAGCGTGTGAAAGCGGTCGAACTGTTCTCTCTGATGATGCAGGAACGCGCCTCTACCGGCCGTATCTATATCCAGAACGTTGACCACTGCAATACTCACAGTCCGTTCGATCCGGTTGTCGCCCCGGTGCGCCAGTCTAACCTGTGTCTGGAGATTGCCCTGCCGACAAAACCGCTGCACGATGTCAACGATGAAAACGGCGAAATTGCGTTGTGTACGCTGTCTGCATTCAACCTGGGCGCCATTAACACTCTGGACGAGCTGGAAGAACTGGCTATTCTGGCAGTACGCGCGTTGGATGCGCTGCTCGATTATCAGGACTACCCGATTCCGGCTGCCAAACGCGGCGCAATGGGCCGTCGTACGCTGGGCATTGGCGTGATTAACTTCGCCTACTGGCTGGCGAAAAACGGTAAACGTTATTCCGACGGCAGCGCCAATAATCTGACGCATAAAACCTTCGAAGCGATTCAGTACTATCTGCTTAAAGCGTCCAACGAACTGGCGAAAGAGCAAGGCGCCTGCCCATGGTTCAACGAAACCACCTATGCAAAAGGCATTCTTCCTACCGACACTTACAAAAAAGATCTGGATGCGATCGTCAACGAACCGCTGCACTACGACTGGGAACAACTGCGTGAATCGATCAAAACCCACGGTCTGCGTAACTCCACGCTATCGGCGCTAATGCCGTCGGAAACGTCGTCCCAGATCTCCAACGCCACCAACGGTATCGAACCACCGCGCGGCTACGTCAGCATCAAGGCCTCGAAAGACGGTATTTTGCGTCAGGTCGTGCCCGATTACGAGCATCTGAAAGACGCTTACGAACTGTTGTGGGAGATGCCGAACAATGACGGTTATCTGCAACTGGTGGGTATTATGCAGAAGTTTATCGACCAGTCGATTTCCGCCAATACCAACTACGATCCGTCGCGTTTTCCGTCAGGAAAAGTACCGATGCAGCAATTGCTGAAAGATTTGCTCACCGCGTATAAGTTTGGCGTGAAAACTCTGTACTATCAAAATACCCGCGACGGCGCGGAAGATGCGCAGGACGATCTGGCGCCTTCTATTCAGGACGATGGCTGCGAAAGCGGCGCGTGTAAGATCTGA
- the ubiG gene encoding 3-demethylubiquinone-9 3-methyltransferase, with protein MNAEKAPERHNVDHEEIAKFEAVASRWWDLEGEFKPLHRINPLRLGYIAERSGGLFGKKVLDVGCGGGILAESMAREGATVTGLDMGFEPLQVARLHALESGIEVEYVQETVEEHAAKHAQQYDVVTCMEMLEHVPDPQSVVHACAQLVKPGGEVFFSTLNRNGKSWLMAVVGAEYILRMVPKGTHDVKKFIKPAELLSWVDKTVLKEQHITGLHYNPITNTFKLGPGVDVNYMLHTRAKKA; from the coding sequence ATGAATGCCGAAAAAGCGCCGGAACGCCATAACGTTGACCATGAAGAAATTGCCAAATTTGAAGCAGTCGCGTCGCGCTGGTGGGATCTGGAAGGCGAATTTAAGCCGCTGCACCGTATTAACCCGCTGCGTCTGGGCTACATTGCCGAACGTTCCGGCGGCCTGTTCGGTAAAAAGGTGCTCGATGTCGGCTGCGGCGGCGGTATTCTGGCGGAGAGCATGGCGCGCGAAGGCGCTACCGTTACCGGGCTGGATATGGGCTTTGAGCCTTTACAGGTCGCCAGACTGCACGCGCTGGAAAGCGGCATCGAAGTAGAGTACGTGCAGGAGACGGTTGAGGAACATGCGGCAAAACACGCTCAGCAGTACGACGTCGTCACCTGTATGGAAATGCTGGAGCACGTTCCCGATCCGCAATCGGTCGTCCACGCCTGCGCCCAACTGGTTAAACCCGGCGGCGAGGTGTTCTTCTCTACGTTGAACCGCAACGGAAAATCCTGGCTGATGGCGGTTGTCGGCGCCGAATATATTCTGCGCATGGTGCCAAAAGGCACGCATGACGTGAAGAAATTCATTAAGCCTGCGGAACTGTTAAGCTGGGTAGATAAGACCGTCCTGAAGGAACAGCATATCACCGGGCTGCATTACAATCCGATTACCAATACTTTCAAACTCGGCCCCGGGGTAGACGTTAACTATATGTTGCATACCCGCGCTAAAAAAGCGTGA
- the gyrA gene encoding DNA gyrase subunit A produces MSDLAREITPVNIEEELKSSYLDYAMSVIVGRALPDVRDGLKPVHRRVLYAMNVLGNDWNKAYKKSARVVGDVIGKYHPHGDSAVYDTIVRMAQPFSLRYMLVDGQGNFGSIDGDSAAAMRYTEIRLAKIAHELMADLEKETVDFVDNYDGTEKIPDVMPTKIPNLLVNGSSGIAVGMATNIPPHNLTEVINGCLAYIDNEDISIEGLMEHIPGPDFPTAAIINGRRGIEEAYRTGRGKVYIRARAEVEADAKTGRETIIVHEIPYQVNKARLIEKIAELVKDKRVEGISALRDESDKDGMRIVIEVKRDAVGEVVLNNLYSQTQLQVSFGINMVALHHGQPKIMNLKDIISAFVRHRREVVTRRTIFELRKARDRAHILEALAIALANIDPIIEMIRRAPTPAEAKAALISRPWDLGNVAAMLERAGDDAARPEWLEPEFGVRDGQYYLTEQQAQAILDLRLQKLTGLEHEKLLDEYKELLEQIAELLHILGSADRLMEVIREEMELIREQFGDERRTEITANSADINIEDLISQEDVVVTLSHQGYVKYQPLTDYEAQRRGGKGKSAARIKEEDFIDRLLVANTHDTILCFSSRGRLYWMKVYQLPEASRGARGRPIVNLLPLEANERITAILPVREYEEGVNVFMATASGTVKKTALTEFSRPRSAGIIAVNLNDGDELIGVDLTSGSDEVMLFSAAGKVVRFKEDAVRAMGRTATGVRGIKLAGDDKVVSLIIPRGEGAILTVTQNGYGKRTAADEYPTKSRATQGVISIKVTERNGSVVGAVQVDDCDQIMMITDAGTLVRTRVSEISVVGRNTQGVILIRTAEDENVVGLQRVAEPVDDEELDAIDGSVAEGDEDIAPEAESDDDVADDADE; encoded by the coding sequence ATGAGCGACCTTGCGAGAGAAATTACACCGGTCAACATTGAGGAAGAGCTGAAGAGCTCGTATCTGGATTATGCGATGTCGGTCATTGTTGGCCGTGCGCTGCCGGATGTCCGAGATGGCCTGAAGCCGGTACACCGTCGCGTACTTTACGCCATGAACGTATTGGGCAATGACTGGAACAAAGCCTATAAAAAATCAGCCCGTGTCGTTGGTGACGTAATCGGTAAATACCATCCCCACGGCGATTCCGCAGTGTATGACACCATCGTTCGTATGGCGCAGCCATTCTCGCTGCGTTACATGCTGGTGGATGGTCAGGGTAACTTCGGTTCTATTGACGGCGACTCCGCGGCGGCAATGCGTTATACGGAGATCCGTCTGGCGAAAATCGCCCACGAACTGATGGCCGATCTCGAAAAAGAGACGGTGGATTTCGTGGACAACTATGACGGTACGGAAAAAATTCCGGACGTTATGCCGACCAAAATTCCGAATCTGCTGGTCAACGGTTCGTCTGGTATCGCAGTAGGTATGGCGACGAATATCCCGCCGCACAACCTGACGGAAGTGATTAACGGCTGCCTGGCGTATATCGATAACGAAGACATCAGCATTGAAGGGCTGATGGAACATATTCCGGGGCCAGATTTCCCGACGGCGGCCATTATCAACGGTCGTCGCGGTATCGAAGAGGCCTACCGCACCGGTCGCGGTAAAGTGTACATCCGCGCCCGTGCGGAAGTTGAAGCTGACGCGAAAACGGGCCGTGAAACCATCATCGTGCACGAAATTCCCTATCAGGTAAACAAAGCGCGCCTGATCGAGAAAATCGCCGAGCTGGTGAAAGATAAACGCGTGGAAGGTATCAGCGCGCTGCGTGACGAATCCGACAAAGACGGGATGCGCATCGTGATTGAAGTGAAACGCGATGCGGTGGGCGAGGTGGTGCTTAACAATCTCTACTCCCAGACCCAGCTACAGGTTTCCTTCGGTATTAACATGGTGGCGCTGCATCACGGCCAGCCGAAGATCATGAACCTGAAAGATATCATTTCAGCGTTCGTGCGTCACCGCCGTGAAGTGGTGACGCGTCGTACTATTTTTGAATTGCGTAAAGCCCGTGACCGTGCGCATATCCTTGAAGCTCTGGCGATTGCGCTGGCGAACATCGACCCGATCATTGAGATGATCCGTCGCGCGCCAACCCCGGCGGAAGCGAAAGCGGCGCTGATCTCGCGTCCGTGGGATCTGGGCAACGTTGCTGCGATGCTGGAGCGCGCCGGTGATGACGCGGCGCGTCCGGAGTGGCTGGAGCCAGAATTTGGCGTACGTGATGGTCAGTACTACCTGACTGAACAGCAGGCGCAGGCGATTCTGGATCTGCGTTTGCAGAAACTGACCGGCCTGGAGCATGAAAAACTGCTCGACGAATACAAAGAGTTGCTGGAGCAGATTGCTGAACTGCTGCACATTCTGGGTAGCGCCGATCGTCTGATGGAAGTGATCCGCGAAGAGATGGAGTTAATTCGCGAGCAGTTCGGCGATGAGCGTCGTACCGAAATCACCGCCAACAGCGCCGATATTAATATCGAAGATCTGATCAGCCAGGAAGATGTTGTCGTCACTCTGTCTCACCAGGGTTACGTCAAGTATCAGCCGCTCACCGATTACGAAGCGCAGCGTCGTGGCGGTAAAGGCAAATCAGCAGCACGTATTAAAGAAGAAGACTTTATCGACCGCCTGCTGGTGGCCAACACCCATGACACTATTCTCTGCTTCTCCAGCCGGGGCCGTCTGTACTGGATGAAGGTCTATCAGTTGCCGGAAGCCAGCCGTGGCGCGCGCGGTCGTCCGATCGTCAACCTGCTGCCGTTGGAAGCCAACGAACGTATCACCGCGATTCTGCCGGTTCGTGAGTACGAAGAAGGCGTGAACGTCTTTATGGCGACCGCCAGCGGTACCGTCAAGAAAACGGCGCTGACTGAATTCAGCCGTCCGCGTTCCGCCGGTATTATCGCGGTGAACCTCAACGACGGCGACGAACTGATTGGCGTTGACCTGACTTCTGGTTCTGACGAAGTCATGCTGTTCTCGGCCGCTGGTAAAGTGGTGCGCTTCAAAGAAGACGCCGTCCGTGCGATGGGGCGTACCGCGACCGGTGTGCGCGGTATTAAGCTGGCGGGAGACGATAAAGTGGTCTCTCTGATCATCCCACGCGGTGAAGGCGCTATTCTGACCGTAACGCAAAACGGCTACGGGAAGCGTACCGCAGCGGACGAGTATCCGACCAAGTCTCGTGCGACGCAGGGCGTTATCTCTATCAAAGTGACCGAGCGCAACGGTTCCGTTGTTGGCGCAGTGCAGGTAGACGATTGCGACCAGATCATGATGATCACGGATGCCGGTACTCTGGTGCGTACCCGTGTGTCCGAGATCAGCGTGGTGGGACGTAATACCCAGGGCGTTATCCTTATCCGCACGGCGGAAGATGAAAACGTGGTGGGTCTGCAGCGCGTTGCTGAACCGGTAGATGACGAAGAACTCGACGCTATCGACGGCAGCGTGGCGGAAGGGGATGAGGATATCGCCCCGGAAGCGGAAAGCGATGACGACGTTGCGGATGACGCTGACGAGTAA
- the tnpA_7_2 gene encoding transposase for IS200, which produces MGDEKSLAHTRWNCKYHIVFAPKYRRQTFYGEKRRAVGSILRKLCEWKNVRILEAECCTDHIHMLLEIPPKMSVSSFMGYLKGKSSLMLYEQFGDLKFKYRNREFWCRGYYVDTVGKNTAKIQEYIKHQLEEDKMGEQLSIPYPGSPFTGRK; this is translated from the coding sequence ATGGGGGACGAAAAGAGCTTAGCGCATACCCGATGGAACTGTAAATATCATATAGTTTTTGCCCCGAAGTACCGAAGGCAGACGTTCTACGGAGAGAAGCGTAGAGCAGTAGGCAGCATATTAAGAAAATTGTGTGAGTGGAAAAATGTACGAATTCTGGAAGCAGAATGCTGTACAGATCATATCCACATGCTTCTGGAGATCCCGCCGAAGATGAGTGTGTCGAGCTTCATGGGATATCTGAAGGGTAAAAGTAGCCTGATGCTTTATGAGCAGTTTGGGGATTTGAAATTCAAATACAGGAACAGGGAGTTCTGGTGCCGCGGATACTACGTTGATACGGTGGGTAAGAACACAGCGAAGATACAGGAATACATAAAGCACCAGCTTGAAGAGGATAAAATGGGAGAGCAGTTATCGATCCCTTATCCGGGTAGCCCGTTTACGGGCCGTAAGTAA
- the rcsC gene encoding sensor protein RcsC: protein MKYLASFRTTLKVSRYLFRALALLIWLLIAFVSVFYIVNALHQRESEIRQEFNLSSDQAQRFIQRTSDVMKELKYIAENRLSAENGVMSSRARDDKMVVPDFEPLFADSDCAAMGSAWRGSLESLAWFMRYWRDNFSAAYDLNRVFLIGSDNLCMANFGLREMPVERDDALKALHERIMKYRNAPQEESGNNLFWISQGARQGVGYFYALTPVYLANRLQALLGVEQSIRMENFFTPGSLPMGVTIIDENGHSLISLTGPDGNIKAEPRWMQERSWFGYTPGFRELVLKKSLPPSSLSIVYSVSVDLVLERIRILILNAILLNVLVGAGLFTLARMYERRIFIPAESDAQRLEEHEQFNRKIVASAPVGICILRTIDGVNILSNELAHTYLNMLTHEDRQRLTQIICGQQVNFVDVLTSNNTNLQISFVHSRYRNENVAICVLVDVSTRVKMEESLQEMAQAAEQASQSKSMFLATVSHELRTPLYGIIGNLDLLQTKELPKGVDRLVTAMNNSSSLLLKIISDILDFSKIESEQLKIEPREFSPREVMNHITANYLPLVVRKQLGLYCFIEPDVPVSLNGDPMRLQQVISNLLSNAIKFTDIGCIVLHVRCDGDYLSIRVRDTGVGIPAKEVVRLFDPFFQVGTGVQRNFQGTGLGLAICEKLISMMDGDISVDSEPGMGSQFTLRIPLYGAQYPVKKGGEGLAGTCCWLAVRNTSLCQFIETSLARSGVHTQRYEGQAPAADDILIVDDALAHTWQGRAAVVFCRRHIGIPLERAPGEWVHSVASVHELPALLARIYSIELDSEALSSALPTADKTADSNDDMMILVVDDHPINRRLLADQLGSLGYQCKTANDGVDALNVLSKNAIDIVLSDVNMPNMDGYRLTQRIRQLGLTLPVVGVTANALAEEKQRCLESGMDSCLSKPVTLDVLKQTLAVYAERVRKTRV, encoded by the coding sequence TTGAAATACCTTGCTTCCTTTCGAACTACGCTGAAAGTTTCGCGCTACTTATTCAGAGCGTTGGCGTTACTCATTTGGCTCTTAATCGCCTTTGTTTCGGTGTTTTACATCGTCAATGCCCTGCACCAGCGGGAGTCTGAAATTCGTCAGGAGTTCAACCTTAGCTCCGATCAGGCGCAGCGTTTTATCCAGCGCACGTCGGACGTGATGAAAGAGCTCAAATATATCGCCGAGAACCGTTTATCGGCGGAAAACGGCGTCATGTCGTCGCGTGCGCGTGATGACAAAATGGTAGTGCCGGACTTTGAACCGCTATTCGCCGACTCAGACTGTGCGGCGATGGGCTCCGCCTGGCGCGGATCGCTGGAGTCGCTGGCCTGGTTTATGCGTTACTGGCGCGACAACTTTTCAGCGGCGTATGATCTTAACCGCGTTTTCCTGATTGGCAGCGATAACCTCTGTATGGCGAATTTTGGCCTGCGTGAAATGCCCGTGGAGCGCGATGATGCGTTAAAAGCGCTGCATGAGCGGATTATGAAATACCGCAACGCGCCGCAGGAAGAAAGTGGGAATAACCTTTTCTGGATAAGCCAGGGCGCGCGTCAGGGCGTGGGCTACTTTTATGCGCTGACGCCGGTGTATCTGGCCAACCGTCTGCAGGCGCTGCTGGGCGTCGAGCAGTCCATCCGCATGGAAAATTTTTTCACGCCGGGCAGTTTGCCGATGGGCGTCACCATTATTGATGAGAACGGTCATTCGCTGATTTCATTGACCGGTCCTGATGGCAATATTAAAGCGGAGCCGCGCTGGATGCAGGAGCGCTCCTGGTTTGGTTATACGCCAGGTTTTCGCGAACTGGTACTCAAAAAAAGCCTGCCGCCATCCTCGCTCAGTATTGTCTATTCTGTGTCGGTAGATTTAGTCCTGGAGCGTATTCGTATTCTTATTCTGAACGCTATCCTGCTGAACGTGCTGGTGGGCGCAGGGCTGTTTACGCTTGCGCGGATGTATGAGCGGCGAATTTTTATACCGGCGGAGAGCGATGCTCAGCGTCTGGAAGAGCATGAGCAGTTCAACCGTAAAATCGTCGCTTCCGCGCCGGTGGGGATCTGTATTCTGCGCACGATTGATGGTGTCAATATTCTGAGTAACGAACTGGCGCACACCTACCTGAACATGCTCACGCATGAAGACAGACAGCGCCTGACGCAAATCATTTGCGGCCAGCAGGTCAACTTCGTTGATGTATTGACCAGCAATAATACCAATTTGCAAATTAGCTTCGTACACTCCCGCTATCGCAATGAAAACGTCGCGATTTGCGTGTTGGTAGATGTGAGTACGCGCGTCAAAATGGAAGAGTCGCTACAAGAGATGGCGCAGGCGGCGGAGCAGGCGAGCCAGTCTAAATCTATGTTCCTTGCGACTGTCAGCCATGAATTGCGCACACCGCTGTACGGTATCATCGGCAATCTCGATCTGCTGCAAACCAAAGAGCTGCCAAAAGGCGTGGATCGTCTGGTCACGGCGATGAATAACTCCTCCAGCCTGTTGCTGAAAATTATCAGCGACATTCTCGACTTCTCGAAAATCGAGTCGGAACAGCTAAAGATTGAGCCGCGCGAATTTTCACCGCGAGAGGTGATGAACCATATCACCGCCAATTATCTGCCGCTGGTGGTGCGTAAGCAGCTTGGCCTGTATTGTTTTATCGAGCCTGACGTGCCGGTATCGCTGAACGGCGACCCGATGCGTTTACAGCAGGTCATTTCAAACCTGTTGAGCAACGCCATTAAGTTTACCGATATTGGCTGCATTGTGCTGCATGTGCGCTGTGATGGGGATTATCTCAGTATTCGCGTGCGGGATACCGGCGTCGGTATTCCGGCGAAAGAGGTGGTTCGCCTGTTCGATCCCTTCTTCCAGGTGGGAACCGGCGTACAGCGTAACTTTCAGGGTACTGGCCTGGGGCTGGCGATTTGCGAAAAATTGATTAGCATGATGGACGGCGATATTTCCGTCGATTCGGAGCCTGGAATGGGAAGCCAGTTTACGCTGCGCATCCCGCTTTATGGCGCGCAATACCCTGTGAAAAAGGGGGGGGAAGGACTCGCCGGAACCTGTTGTTGGCTAGCGGTGCGCAATACTTCTTTGTGCCAGTTTATTGAGACCAGTCTGGCGCGTAGCGGCGTTCATACACAGCGTTATGAAGGGCAAGCACCCGCTGCGGACGATATTTTGATTGTCGATGACGCGCTGGCGCATACCTGGCAGGGGAGGGCGGCAGTCGTCTTTTGCCGCCGTCATATCGGGATTCCGTTGGAAAGAGCGCCGGGCGAGTGGGTGCATAGTGTAGCGTCGGTGCATGAGTTGCCCGCGCTGTTGGCGCGTATCTATAGTATTGAGCTGGATAGTGAAGCGCTGTCCAGCGCACTGCCGACGGCGGATAAAACCGCAGATTCAAATGACGACATGATGATTCTGGTCGTTGACGATCATCCGATCAATCGCCGTTTGCTGGCCGATCAACTGGGATCGCTGGGGTATCAGTGTAAGACAGCCAATGATGGCGTGGACGCTCTGAATGTACTGAGTAAAAACGCTATCGATATTGTTCTGAGCGATGTGAACATGCCGAACATGGACGGCTACCGCCTGACGCAGCGTATCCGTCAGCTTGGGCTGACGCTACCGGTCGTCGGCGTGACGGCGAACGCGCTGGCGGAAGAGAAACAACGTTGCCTGGAGTCCGGTATGGACAGCTGTTTGTCGAAGCCTGTGACGCTGGATGTGTTGAAACAGACGCTGGCGGTGTATGCCGAGCGGGTACGTAAAACGCGGGTATAA
- the rcsB gene encoding transcriptional regulator RcsB, translating into MNNMNVIIADDHPIVLFGIRKSLEQIEWVNVVGEFEDSTALINNLPKLDAHVLITDLSMPGDKYGDGITLIKYIKRHFPSLSIIVLTMNNNPAILSAVLDLDIEGIVLKQGAPTDLPKALAALQKGKKFTPESVSRLLEKISAGGYGDKRLSPKESEVLRLFAEGFLVTEIAKKLNRSIKTISSQKKSAMMKLGVENDIALLNYLSSVTLSPTDKE; encoded by the coding sequence ATGAACAATATGAACGTAATTATTGCCGATGACCACCCGATTGTACTGTTCGGTATTCGCAAATCACTTGAACAAATCGAGTGGGTGAATGTTGTCGGTGAATTTGAAGATTCCACAGCATTGATCAACAACCTGCCGAAATTAGATGCGCATGTGTTGATCACCGACCTCTCCATGCCGGGAGATAAATACGGCGATGGGATCACCTTGATCAAGTACATCAAGCGTCATTTTCCGAGCCTGTCTATTATCGTTCTGACTATGAATAACAATCCGGCGATTCTGAGCGCCGTGTTGGATCTTGATATTGAAGGGATCGTACTCAAGCAGGGGGCGCCAACCGATCTGCCTAAGGCGCTGGCCGCACTGCAAAAAGGCAAAAAATTCACCCCGGAAAGCGTTTCTCGTCTGCTGGAGAAAATCAGCGCAGGCGGTTACGGCGATAAACGCCTGTCGCCAAAAGAGAGCGAAGTATTACGCCTGTTTGCCGAGGGTTTCCTGGTCACCGAAATCGCCAAGAAGCTCAACCGCAGTATTAAGACCATCAGCAGCCAGAAGAAATCGGCGATGATGAAACTGGGCGTAGAGAATGATATCGCGCTGCTCAACTATCTCTCTTCCGTAACCCTGAGTCCGACAGACAAAGAATAA